Within the Pseudomonas sp. SL4(2022) genome, the region TCGGCCGGCATGGCCAGGTCAGTCAGGAACTACAGCGCACCCTGCAAGGCGCAGGCTCACTGACGGTACTGGGCCACGAGCAGCTGGACCTGTCTCAACCCGAGCTGATTCGCCAGCAGGTTCAGTGCCTGCACCCCGAGTTGATCATCAATGCCGCCGCACACACCGCCGTGGATCAGGCCGAGAGCGAGCCGGAGCTGGCCTTCGCGATCAACGCAACAGCACCCGGCATCCTCGCCGAGGCTGCCGCCGAGCTTGGTGCTCCGCTGATCCATTACTCCACTGATTATGTGTTCGATGGCAACCACGCCGTGCCTTACCGCGAAAGCGACGCCACCAATCCGCTCAGTGTTTATGGCCGCAGCAAACGGGCTGGCGAGCAGGCGATTCAGGCCGTGAACGGCATGCACCTGATTCTGCGCACCAGCTGGGTCTATTCGCAGCACGGCAAAAACTTCCTGCTGACCATGCAACGCCTGCTGCAGGAGCGCGAAAGTCTTTCGGTG harbors:
- the rfbD gene encoding dTDP-4-dehydrorhamnose reductase, yielding MRILLLGRHGQVSQELQRTLQGAGSLTVLGHEQLDLSQPELIRQQVQCLHPELIINAAAHTAVDQAESEPELAFAINATAPGILAEAAAELGAPLIHYSTDYVFDGNHAVPYRESDATNPLSVYGRSKRAGEQAIQAVNGMHLILRTSWVYSQHGKNFLLTMQRLLQERESLSVVDDQIGAPTWAGTIAQATALLIEQWRSGQAGPWGVYHLTAQGETSWFGFASAIAAHLRSQGKKVATLQSIPSSAYPTPAQRPLNSRLDCNRLQQDWHVQLPTWQAALEQCLARS